The following proteins come from a genomic window of Triticum aestivum cultivar Chinese Spring chromosome 6A, IWGSC CS RefSeq v2.1, whole genome shotgun sequence:
- the LOC123128908 gene encoding NAC domain-containing protein 92: MGLRDIEMTLPPGFRFYPSDEELVCHYLHGKVANQRFAGGAAGTMVEVDLHVHEPWELPDVAKLSTNEWYFFSFRDRKYATGLRTNRATRSGYWKATGKDRVIRSPRSSSSRSGRAAIVGMRKTLVFYRGRAPNGSKTCWVMHEFRIENPHAPPKEDWVLCRVFHKKKADTEYAMDGEQEIVGGMARSAAAVSGSNYVSSSACHDPQYHHSPTAPFSSLGAGGHPYQLTSCDHHHTHGAAGVSLADMDPFADMPPLTSYDSILDFSQQLQGGGAGLRDGAGDQCGGELMDLGLQVQEEHYNYNSLM; this comes from the exons ATGGGGCTGAGGGACATCGAGATGACGCTGCCGCCGGGGTTCCGCTTCTACCCGAGCGACGAGGAGCTGGTGTGCCACTACCTGCACGGCAAGGTGGCCAACCAGCGCTTCGCCGGAGGAGCCGCCGGGACCATGGTGGAGGTCGATCTGCACGTCCACGAGCCATGGGAGCTGCCAG ACGTGGCGAAACTGAGCACAAACGAGTGGTACTTCTTCAGCTTCCGCGACCGCAAGTACGCGACGGGGCTGCGCACGAACCGCGCCACCAGGTCCGGCTACTGGAAGGCCACAGGCAAGGACCGCGTCATCCGCAGCCCGAGGTCGTCGTCATCCCGCTCTGGCCGCGCCGCCATCGTCGGCATGCGCAAGACCCTCGTCTTCTACCGCGGCCGCGCCCCCAACGGCAGTAAAACCTGCTGGGTCATGCACGAGTTCCGCATCGAAAACCCTCACGCCCCACCCAAG GAGGACTGGGTGTTGTGCAGAGTTTTCCACAAGAAGAAAGCTGACACGGAGTACGCCATGGACGGCGAGCAAGAGATCGTCGGGGGCATGGCTCGCAGCGCTGCTGCCGTGAGCGGATCCAACTACGTCAGCTCCTCCGCCTGCCACGATCCTCAGTATCACCACTCGCCTACGGCGCCGTTCTCTTCCCTTGGCGCCGGAGGCCACCCTTACCAGCTCACGTCCTGTGATCATCACCACACCCACGGCGCGGCCGGCGTCTCGCTCGCCGACATGGACCCCTTCGCGGACATGCCACCGCTGACGAGCTACGACAGCATCCTCGACTTCAGCCAGCAACTTCAGGGCGGCGGCGCTGGTttgagggacggcgccggggatcAGTGTGGTGGGGAGCTGATGGACCTTGGGCTGCAGGTGCAGGAGGAGCACTACAACTACAACAGCTTGATGTAG